Part of the Polaribacter sp. Hel1_33_78 genome is shown below.
CTATGCTAGTTACTGCGAAAGTTATACCGTCATTTTCTACGGTTTCAGGAAGGTTTAATGCGCCAGAAGGCCCTTTCAATGTAGCTTTTTTAATGGATACCTCTTGGTTATTTGCACCAGTTACTGTAAATACATAAACACCATCAGTAAATCCGGGATTAATTGTATCCTGAACAGTCACAGTCACAGTCGCTGTAGAGCTATTTCCATTACTATCTGTTATCGAATATTCGAAAGTATCATCACCAATAAATTTAGATGGCGAAGTGTAATCTATAGAATCATCTGTAGGGTCATTAAACGTTCCTCCATCGTTTACTACTAAAGTGCCGCCGCTAGCGGAGGTCTCAGAGGGTAGAGAGATTGGCTCTGAATTTGGACCATCGAGTCCAAAGTCATCGTTAATTAAAACAGTTATATTAGTAAGCAAGTCTGAAGCTGCAAAACCAACGTCGTCAACAGCTGTGGGAGCGTAATTATATTCTTTTGATGTTGGGTCTCCGCAGGATGTAAAAACTAAAGAAAGAACAATGAGGGGATAAAATAATTTTTTCATTTTCATTTTTTTTAATAGCGTCAAATATACTTAAAAATATTTATAAGTTATTTTTTTAAAATTAATTATTTCTCCGAAAAGACAAATAAACGTTAGCTATTTGTTTCTTTCGCCTATTTAGTTTTAGGTGAAAGTTTGATAAAATTATTATTGAAGTAAAGTATTTAAAAACAAAATTTTTTTGTTTTTATTTAGTTAAATTTTCTCTTATAATAATTTGTCAATCCATTTTTGAAGGTCTTTTTCAGTAGGGTTTCTAAGCTTCTTGTCATGAACAGTAATTGTTGGGAAATTCAATTTTCTATTTTTATATAAATTACGTAATTCTATTTCATTTTCTTTATTATTTTCTACATCTAAAAATGCGTAATTTAAATTACGCATCTCCAAAATTTTTTTATAATACTTCGTTTTATGGCAGCTTTCTTTTCCGAAAAGTTTTATCATCTTATTTTAAAATAGATCCCTGTTTCTAAAGGAAAGTATGAGTTATTTCAATTTATTAGCATGTAGCTTTCTTAATTTTGCTAATTTTGGTTCAATTACATAACTACAACATCCTTGTTTTGTGTTTTCTCTATAATAATTCTGGTGTTCCTGTTCGGCTTCGTAAAAAGTAGGTAAAGGACTTAGTTCTGTTGTAATTGTATCGTTATAATAATTTTGTATTTGTTCCAATACTTCCTTCGCAATTTTTTGCTGCGTTTCATTGTGATAATAAATTACCGAACGATATTGAGTGCCTCTATCTGCACCTTGCCTATTTAAGGTGGTTGGATCGTGAGTAGTCATAAAAATGACTAAAATATCTTCATATGAAATAACACTTTGATCAAAAGTAATTCGAACTACTTCAGCAAAGCCTGACAAGCCAGAGCATATTTCGCGATATGTTGGTCTTCCAGGAGCATTGCCACCAGCATAGCCAGAAACAACTTTTTCTACGCCTTTTACTTCTTGAAATACAGCTTCTGTACACCAAAAACAGCCACCACCTAGAGTGGCAATTTGTAAACTTTTACTCATTTTTTATTTTTATTATTACCAATAAGCAACACATCAAGGAATCTTTATTGCATCAAATAGATTGTTTCGGTTTGCTGGCAATGATGCTTTTTTAATTATTTTTTATCTAAAATCATAGATTCAGAATTAATACAATAACGCAATCCACTGGGTGCTGGTCCGTCTGGGAAAATGTGACCTAAATGCGCGTCACAAGTATTACAGAGTACTTCAACTCTAATCATACCAAAAGAAATATCTTTATAATATTTTATGGCATTTTCTTTAATTGGCTGCGTAAAACTTGGCCAACCAGAACTAGAATCAAACTTAATTGTAGAATCAAATAATGGAGCATTACAACAAATACAATTATATTGCCCTTCATCATAAATACTGCATAAATCGCCAGTATATGGTCTCTCCGTTCCTTTTTTTCTAGTAATTCTAAACTGTTCTGGAGTTAATAGATACTCCCATTCTTTTTCAGTTTTTTCAACTCTTTTATCTGGAGTTGGATTTCCTTTTGTTGTGAAGCTCATCACTTCTTTCCATGTTAGCATAAAATATTTTTTTCTTTATTTATTTAAAGCATTATTTCGAGGAGATAGTCTAAAAATAAACCATAAACTTACAAAATAATATGAGTGAATTTTCGTTAAACCAATGTATAAATTTACAACAATATAGCAAGGAAGAAAAACAAGTTTTAAATCCTTATTTTTGTTGTTAAATATTTTTTTAAAATGGCAACATTATTAATTGATGCAGAGAAATACGTTAGTAATTTATTAAATAATAAGTTAGCAACAAACTATGTTTATCACAATTTGGTGCATACACAAGGGGTGGTAAAAAGTATTGAAAAATTTATTGAAAAATTAGCAATACCTGAAATTGATGCTGAAAATTTACAAGTTGCTGCTTGGTTTCATGATACAGGTTTTATAAAAGGAGCTGAAAACCATGAAGAAGAAAGTGTGAAAATTCTGACTTTATTTTTAACGAAAAAGAATGTTGAGGTAAAAAGAATTGAGACAATTTCTAATCTAATTTTGGCAACTAAAATAGGGCATGAGGCAACCAATGATTTAGAAAAAATAATTACAGATGCAGATTGTGCGCATTTAGGAAATAAAAGTTTTGAAGATAAAACAGCGTTGCTGAGAAAAGAATGGGAAGCTACAGAAAATAAAAAATATTCTGATGCTGAATGGGGTGCTGTCAATATTGATTTTTTAACCAAAGTACATAAGTATCGTACAGATTATGCTTTAAAAAATTGGAGCAAAGGAAAAGAAAAAAATTTAGCAAAATTGTTGAAAAATAAAAATAAGTTAACAGAAGATTTAAAGAAATATGAGCAAAAGAAAGAAGCATTAGATATCAAAAAAAATAAAAGCGATGTTCCAGAAAGAGGTGTGGAAACAATGTTTAGAGTGGCTTTAAAAAATCATATGACGTTAAGTAATATTGCAGATACAAAAGCTAATATTTTACTTTCTGTAAACGCAATTATTGTTTCTTTAGCATTGTCTAATTTATTACCGAAATTAGATAACCCTTCGAATGATTATTTGATCATACCAACACTTATATTTATCATTTTTACAGTGGCATCTATTATTTTGTCAATTTTGGCAACAAGACCAAATGTTACTCAGGGTAAGTTTACAAAAGAAGATGTGGCTAATAAAAAGGTAAACTTATTATTTTTTGGTAATTTTCATAAAATGAAGTTGCCTGATTTTGAATGGGGTATAACTGAAATGATGCAAGATCGAGATTATTTATATGGTTCCTTAACTAAAGATTTGTATTTTCTTGGTCTGGTTTTAGATAGAAAATATAAAATATTAAGACTCACTTACACTGTTTTTATGATTGGGATTATTGTTAGCGTTGGATCTTTTGCAATTTCTTTTTATTTGCAAGGGAGATAGCTTTTTTTTAGGCTTCTTAAGCTTTAATTTCTTTAATTAAATCATTAAAAGGGATAGTGCTTTTTGCATCAAAATCTTTTTGATAAATTACTTCAACTCTTAGCGCTTTTAAACCAGAAACACCCTGTAAATCTTCTAGTTCTAGAAACTCAATTTTACCTAATTGATTTTTAGATTGTAAAAAATTAATGTATTTAATGTATTCCAAAGCATCTTTATCTTGAGAATAAACAATGGCGAGTTTACCAGGCGTTGTTAAGCGTTCAGAAGTTCCTTTTAAATTAGCCTTATCAATTCTTTTCTTAATAATCTCATATCTAATGTTGTATGCGCCATCAACATCAAATTGTTTTTCATCCATTCTGAATTTTATAGCCATAGGGTTGCTGTGCACCAAGATAAGCGATGCCACTCTTAGTTCTTGCTCCATGTTTTCTATTTCATGGTAGGCTATATTTTCCATTTCACACATGGTTTGTAATTGCCATAAGCGTAAATTATATAAATAGATAAGATCAAAAGTATCTTCTTTTGTAATCGACTGACCGATATACATATTTAACTCTACCCCATCGGTTTTATATCTTTCAAAATAATGTGGATACATTTTTTGGGCTTCTTTTTGTTTGTTGTCTATATATCTAGAAAGTTTGTCATTTAATTGATTTACACTTTTTTCGTATTCTTTCCTTTTTTCGTAAACAACACCTAATCCGACATCTAGACTATTTAAATAGATGTTAACTTTGTTTTTAAGTTCTTCGTTAATTTCTTTAATATGATTAAAAATGGGATAAATTTCACGCTTTAAGAAATCTAAAATATTTATTTCATCACCAGCATTTAGTCCCTTTTTTATATCATTTAAAAAGGTAGAAACCCTAAATTTTAATTCGTTGTAAATAGGTAAAGATTCTTTTTCACAAGCATATATTAAAACATTTATTGCCAACGTTAGTTGAGTCGTTAAATCTTCTTGAATGGCATTGTTTCTAGCGTCTGAAGAGCCTTTAATATCGCTTTGGCCAAATAAAGGATATACATCTTCAAAAATAATTTCATCTAATTTAGCAATTGTGTTTGACTGCGACTCCACATAATACTTTTCTGCCGCTTCATAAAAACGCCATTTTACAGCACTATGAATTGATGTGTAATTTTCTTGTATAGTTGCCTCTAAAATATTTTGATGTTCTTCTGAAGTTCTTTTTACGGCCGCGGCAAAAACCGGGATAATATCTTTTAATTTATTTATGTTTACAGAGTTTAAATCGTAAGCATTAGAGGATCCAATTTCTAAAAGTGCTAAACTTCCGCTTCCAAATGCATTAAAGGGTATTAAAATTATACATTTTAAACCTAACTTAGATAAATTCTGATAAAATTGATTTTTGCCTACTTTTAGCCCATACTCCTCTAAATCCGAAATAATAAAAGTTTCATGTTTTACAAAAACTTTTTCAAGTACTCCATTACAAAAATAAGATTTTTCGCAATCAATTTTTTCAATACCATTAAGTGCTAAACTATTCGAAATTTGTAATATTTTTTCACATATTTTAGATTTAGAATTATTGAAAACAGAGTATCCTAAACGCAAATCTTTAAGGCTATAAAAATCTTTTAAATTGTTTTCAATGTTATTGATTAAGTTTTCGTCATCTTTTAATAAATTCGCTTTAATTGATGAAATCATTTCCTCTGCAGTAACATCAAATAAATGTATGATTCCAAAACCTTTAAAAATATAACTATTAGGTGGAAATTTCTCTTTCCAAAGAGCTATATTGTCAAAATTATTAAGCAATTCCTTAAAATCTTTTTCTGTTATTTTTGGGGCATTATCTGTAGGAATAACTTCAGAAAAATCTCCATTAAAGGCAGCTCTATAATATTTTACAGTACCTGTTGTTTTGTCAGGAATATCAAAATGGAAAGGTCTTTTGGTATCTATATTATAATTATATACATAGCCTAAAATAAAAGTACATGCCATCATGTACATGCTATCTTCTTCAAAATTTCGAACTGCCAATTCAAAATCATCACCAGCATTCAATAAAATATCTTCAAAACGTGTGGTAAATTTAAAAGAGGTAAATGAAAAAGGAACGGTAGCAGCTTTAATTTCATTTTTTAGCAATGATTCAGGAAATAGAGGGTCTAATAAAATATTTATTTGTGACTCATATTTTTTTAATAAAGAAGGGTCAGAAAATCCAGTAAGAAGTTCAGGGTATTTCTTGAGTTCTTTCGTTAAATCTGTTGCTGCCTTGTGAAAGGGATGTGTATGATAAGCAGGATGTGCAAACTTTTCAAAAACATCAAAAACTTTTCTAAACGAGATGTTTAGTTGTATAGGCAACTCTACTTCCGAAAAGATACTTGATTCTGAGATTTTCATATTAAATTAATTTATTTAAATATAATGCTTTAATATTCATAAACTAAATTCCTGATTAGCTTAAAATAATCAAGAAAACGGCAAAAAAATTGGAGTTATTTCATTGTTTTTTGACGTTATAGTCATAGCTAACTGTTTAATTGTAAATATATAAAAATTAGGAAACGGACTTTATTTAATTCTAAAAATAAATTTTCAGTACTTAATAAGTGCTATTTTTGCCTAAAGTAGATGGTAATGGGCACTCCAGAAAAATCATAGATCTCTCTTAACTTATTCTCTAAAAAACGTTTGTATGGATCTCTAACATATTGCGGTAAGTTACAGAAAAATGCAAACTGAGGTGTTTTAGTTGGCAATTGCATACAATATTTAATTTTTACAAACTTTCCTTTTGTTGCAGGCGGTGGGTAGCTTTTAACAATGTCTAGCATTACATCATTTAGTTTGCTAGTTGCTATTTTCTTTTTTCTTTTTTCAAAAACTTCTACCGCAGTTTCTATTGCTTTAAATAAACGCTGTTTTGTTAATGCAGAAATAAATACAATAGGTACATCTGTAAAAGGCTCAATCTGTTTTCTAACCATGGCTTCAAAATCACGCATGGTATTGGTTTCTTTTTCAATTAAATCCCATTTATTTATTAAGATAATTACGCCCTTTCTATTTTTTTCTGCCAACCAAAAAATGTTTTGATCTTGACCTTCAAAACCACGAGTGGCATCGACAACTAAAATAATAACATCAGAATATTCAATAGAACGAACAGCTCGCATTACAGAATAAAACTCTAAATCTTCTTTTACACGAGATTTTTTACGGATTCCGGCAGTATCAACTAAATTAAAATCAAAACCAAATCTATTATATTTTGTATCTATAGAATCTCTTGTAGTTCCTGCAATATTGGTAACAATATTTCTTTCTTCACCAATTAAAGCATTAATGAAAGATGATTTACCAGCATTAGGTCTTCCTACAACTGCAAATCTTGGTAATTCTTCTTTTTCTAAATCTATGGCTTCTGGTTCTGGCATTTTCTCTGCTAAAGCATCCAATAAATCACCAGTTCCGCTTCCATTAATAGAGGCTATTGTAAAATAGTCTCCCAAACCTAGATTGTAAAATTCTACAGCATCTGGCTCGCGCAATGCATTATCAACTTTATTAACTACCGTAAATATTGGCTTTTTTACCTTACGTAAAAGTTTGGCAACCTCAGCGTCCATGGGTGTAATACCATCTTCCACATTCACCACAAAAACAATTAAATCTGCTTCCTCAATAGCAAGGTTTACTTGCTTTCTAATTTCTTCTTCAAAAATATCATCAGAGCCAATGGCATAACCACCAGTATCAATTACAGAAAACTCTTTTCCATTCCAATCAGATTTCCCATAATGTCGGTCTCTTGTTACTCCGCTAACGGAGTCAACAATTGCTTCTCTACGCTGAACTAATCTGTTAAAAAGTGTTGACTTTCCTACATTTGGTCTTCCTACAATGGCAACAATGCTATTCATTTTGAGTGATAATTTTTTGCAAAGATACAATTTACTCTATGATAAATAATTGTAAATTTAGAGAGTTATAAAAAGGACCTTTATGAAGGATAAATCGAATATTTTAGTTGAAAAAAGAAACAGTGAGGTCTTTTTAAGGCCAAGGTTTACAATTGATTTAGACAAAAGCACTGGTCAAATACTTGAAAATTTTTCAAAGGAATTAAAAAAGGAGGACTGTCAATTTTTAGGAAATATTTTTGATGGACACGTTTTTATAAGTGTTTCTAAAAAAGAGGAACATTTTTGGTCTCCGCAACTACATTTAGAAATTTTAGAAAAAACAGCACAAAAATCTGTTTTAAAAGGATTGTTTGGACCTAAGCCTCAAGTCTGGACGCTTTTTATGTTTGTGCACTTTGTTACAGGTATTTCTTTTCTAGGTTTTGTGGTCATGCTCTTTGCAAAAATATCTTTAAATGAACCTGTCTTTTTTCCAGTTATCATGATGGTTTTTTTATCACTAATATGGCTTGTTTTGTATCTCTTGGGTAAAATAGGAAAAGATACCGGTAAAAAGCAAATGAGCGATCTGCATGATTTTATGATAAAAGTAATTGGAGATTAAAAAAAATTTATGTGAGATTTTACTGAAGATTGTGATAGTATCATATATCAAAATTTTTTTTTCTAGATAAAATTTTTTTTCATCTAAAAGTCAGGTTTTTAGATGCTTTAAAATATAATTTTAAAAAATTCATCTTTGAAATATTTTAATTAGTCTTTTATTTTTCTTAATATTGGAGAAATAAATATCTTAAAATCAGCTTTGTAAGCTTATCATTTTTTAATTTATTTTTTTTTAATAAAAAAAAATTTGTTTATGAAAGCTACTCTCCTTGCAGTAATTTGCAGTTTAATGTCATGTTTATTCTATGGTCAAGAAGTTATTCCTGTATCAGGCGGTAATGCAATGGGGGCCGGATCTGTAAGTTATACAGTGGGTCAGTTAATGGTAGTTAAAAATACTGCGAACAATGGTTCAGTGGCACAAGGTATACAGCAGAGTATAGAGTTGTTTACGCTAGTAAATCCAACATTAAAAACCCT
Proteins encoded:
- a CDS encoding GAF domain-containing protein produces the protein MKISESSIFSEVELPIQLNISFRKVFDVFEKFAHPAYHTHPFHKAATDLTKELKKYPELLTGFSDPSLLKKYESQINILLDPLFPESLLKNEIKAATVPFSFTSFKFTTRFEDILLNAGDDFELAVRNFEEDSMYMMACTFILGYVYNYNIDTKRPFHFDIPDKTTGTVKYYRAAFNGDFSEVIPTDNAPKITEKDFKELLNNFDNIALWKEKFPPNSYIFKGFGIIHLFDVTAEEMISSIKANLLKDDENLINNIENNLKDFYSLKDLRLGYSVFNNSKSKICEKILQISNSLALNGIEKIDCEKSYFCNGVLEKVFVKHETFIISDLEEYGLKVGKNQFYQNLSKLGLKCIILIPFNAFGSGSLALLEIGSSNAYDLNSVNINKLKDIIPVFAAAVKRTSEEHQNILEATIQENYTSIHSAVKWRFYEAAEKYYVESQSNTIAKLDEIIFEDVYPLFGQSDIKGSSDARNNAIQEDLTTQLTLAINVLIYACEKESLPIYNELKFRVSTFLNDIKKGLNAGDEINILDFLKREIYPIFNHIKEINEELKNKVNIYLNSLDVGLGVVYEKRKEYEKSVNQLNDKLSRYIDNKQKEAQKMYPHYFERYKTDGVELNMYIGQSITKEDTFDLIYLYNLRLWQLQTMCEMENIAYHEIENMEQELRVASLILVHSNPMAIKFRMDEKQFDVDGAYNIRYEIIKKRIDKANLKGTSERLTTPGKLAIVYSQDKDALEYIKYINFLQSKNQLGKIEFLELEDLQGVSGLKALRVEVIYQKDFDAKSTIPFNDLIKEIKA
- a CDS encoding Pycsar system effector family protein, with translation MATLLIDAEKYVSNLLNNKLATNYVYHNLVHTQGVVKSIEKFIEKLAIPEIDAENLQVAAWFHDTGFIKGAENHEEESVKILTLFLTKKNVEVKRIETISNLILATKIGHEATNDLEKIITDADCAHLGNKSFEDKTALLRKEWEATENKKYSDAEWGAVNIDFLTKVHKYRTDYALKNWSKGKEKNLAKLLKNKNKLTEDLKKYEQKKEALDIKKNKSDVPERGVETMFRVALKNHMTLSNIADTKANILLSVNAIIVSLALSNLLPKLDNPSNDYLIIPTLIFIIFTVASIILSILATRPNVTQGKFTKEDVANKKVNLLFFGNFHKMKLPDFEWGITEMMQDRDYLYGSLTKDLYFLGLVLDRKYKILRLTYTVFMIGIIVSVGSFAISFYLQGR
- the msrB gene encoding peptide-methionine (R)-S-oxide reductase MsrB → MLTWKEVMSFTTKGNPTPDKRVEKTEKEWEYLLTPEQFRITRKKGTERPYTGDLCSIYDEGQYNCICCNAPLFDSTIKFDSSSGWPSFTQPIKENAIKYYKDISFGMIRVEVLCNTCDAHLGHIFPDGPAPSGLRYCINSESMILDKK
- the der gene encoding ribosome biogenesis GTPase Der, which encodes MNSIVAIVGRPNVGKSTLFNRLVQRREAIVDSVSGVTRDRHYGKSDWNGKEFSVIDTGGYAIGSDDIFEEEIRKQVNLAIEEADLIVFVVNVEDGITPMDAEVAKLLRKVKKPIFTVVNKVDNALREPDAVEFYNLGLGDYFTIASINGSGTGDLLDALAEKMPEPEAIDLEKEELPRFAVVGRPNAGKSSFINALIGEERNIVTNIAGTTRDSIDTKYNRFGFDFNLVDTAGIRKKSRVKEDLEFYSVMRAVRSIEYSDVIILVVDATRGFEGQDQNIFWLAEKNRKGVIILINKWDLIEKETNTMRDFEAMVRKQIEPFTDVPIVFISALTKQRLFKAIETAVEVFEKRKKKIATSKLNDVMLDIVKSYPPPATKGKFVKIKYCMQLPTKTPQFAFFCNLPQYVRDPYKRFLENKLREIYDFSGVPITIYFRQK
- the msrA gene encoding peptide-methionine (S)-S-oxide reductase MsrA, whose product is MSKSLQIATLGGGCFWCTEAVFQEVKGVEKVVSGYAGGNAPGRPTYREICSGLSGFAEVVRITFDQSVISYEDILVIFMTTHDPTTLNRQGADRGTQYRSVIYYHNETQQKIAKEVLEQIQNYYNDTITTELSPLPTFYEAEQEHQNYYRENTKQGCCSYVIEPKLAKLRKLHANKLK
- a CDS encoding glutaredoxin domain-containing protein yields the protein MIKLFGKESCHKTKYYKKILEMRNLNYAFLDVENNKENEIELRNLYKNRKLNFPTITVHDKKLRNPTEKDLQKWIDKLL